From Sodalis glossinidius str. 'morsitans', the proteins below share one genomic window:
- a CDS encoding phage major tail tube protein codes for MAIPHKLHQLTCFVNGNNCIGKVTSVTLPKLTRKTEDFQAGGMMGSVAVDLEFDSGALDTTMVMGGLEKDGLLMYYSKIDETRFRFAGAYYTNYSDMLVEVELRGRITEIDGGESKMGEDTSISYAMKNTYYKLSIDEKPIFEFDFLNFIYKKDGKNLYPDRIISALGMGS; via the coding sequence ATGGCTATTCCACATAAACTGCATCAGCTCACCTGCTTTGTGAACGGTAACAACTGCATCGGCAAGGTCACATCGGTAACGCTGCCAAAGCTGACGCGCAAAACGGAAGATTTCCAGGCGGGTGGCATGATGGGATCTGTCGCCGTGGATCTGGAGTTTGATAGCGGTGCGCTAGACACCACCATGGTGATGGGCGGTCTGGAAAAAGACGGCCTGTTAATGTACTACAGCAAGATCGACGAAACCCGCTTTCGCTTTGCCGGGGCCTATTACACCAACTACAGCGACATGCTGGTTGAGGTTGAGCTACGCGGGCGCATCACCGAAATAGACGGTGGCGAAAGCAAGATGGGGGAAGACACCTCCATCAGTTACGCCATGAAAAACACCTATTACAAGCTCTCCATTGATGAGAAGCCGATCTTTGAGTTTGATTTTCTGAATTTCATCTACAAGAAAGACGGCAAAAACCTCTACCCGGACCGCATCATCTCAGCCCTGGGCATGGGGAGCTGA
- a CDS encoding tail protein — protein sequence MSKKNHQAMTLATPIIRGNDTITAVTITDDIKQAGSLRGLRLVNVLNLDTDAITTLLERVTSPHFKTKESAEMDTRDFVGLSEELMPFLTPPGHGESSEAETENP from the coding sequence ATGAGCAAAAAAAACCACCAGGCCATGACGCTGGCGACCCCCATTATTCGCGGCAATGACACCATTACGGCCGTCACGATCACCGATGATATCAAACAGGCAGGGTCGCTGCGCGGGCTGAGGCTGGTCAACGTGTTGAACCTCGACACGGACGCCATCACCACACTGCTGGAGCGCGTCACGTCTCCCCATTTCAAGACCAAAGAAAGCGCCGAAATGGACACCCGTGATTTCGTCGGCCTCTCGGAGGAGCTGATGCCTTTTTTGACGCCGCCGGGGCATGGCGAATCGAGCGAGGCGGAGACGGAAAACCCGTAA
- a CDS encoding tail fiber assembly protein — protein sequence MNDERYVFSGTTGAFYPLNRKQGYIDAGSWPEDSVEVGEEIFIKFQNPPPGKLRGGDANGYPCWVDAPPPTPEDAKRSVALTKKSQLDDAGRIIEPLQDAVDLNMATEAEKAALRAWKKYRVFLNRVDISTAPDIDWPTPPDEEA from the coding sequence ATGAACGATGAAAGATATGTCTTTAGCGGCACGACCGGCGCATTTTATCCCCTGAATCGCAAGCAGGGCTACATCGATGCCGGCTCATGGCCTGAAGACAGCGTTGAGGTAGGAGAGGAAATTTTCATTAAATTTCAAAATCCCCCACCCGGAAAGCTGCGTGGCGGCGACGCCAACGGCTATCCGTGTTGGGTGGATGCGCCGCCGCCCACGCCGGAAGATGCCAAACGAAGCGTAGCGCTCACGAAAAAGAGCCAGCTGGATGACGCCGGACGCATCATTGAGCCATTACAAGACGCAGTAGACCTCAACATGGCAACGGAAGCAGAAAAAGCCGCGCTGCGGGCATGGAAAAAATACCGCGTGTTTCTTAACCGCGTTGATATCAGCACCGCGCCGGATATCGACTGGCCGACACCGCCGGATGAGGAAGCATAA